A single region of the Salvia miltiorrhiza cultivar Shanhuang (shh) chromosome 8, IMPLAD_Smil_shh, whole genome shotgun sequence genome encodes:
- the LOC130996713 gene encoding secoisolariciresinol dehydrogenase-like, which yields MATFSTLSALTRRLEGKVALVTGGATGIGECTAKLFSKHGAKVVITDVQDELGQSVVKQIGASNSTYIHCDVTNEDHIRNAVDETVSAYGKLDIMVNNAGIADPPKPRIADNHKADFERVLAVNVTGVFLGMKHAARVMIPARRGAIVSMASVSSGMGGAATHAYTTSKHAVLGLTRNLAVELGQFGIRVNCLSPYACATDLSKKYLELDDEALEQFMVSMANLKGTTLKAADVANAALFLASDEAQYVSGQNLFIDGGFGIVNSAMQIFNYPQS from the exons ATGGCAACCTTCTCAACTCTCTCTGCGCTCACTAGAAG GCTAGAAGGAAAAGTAGCGCTGGTGACCGGAGGAGCGACCGGAATCGGAGAATGCACGGCGAAACTCTTCTCGAAACACGGCGCGAAAGTCGTGATCACCGACGTCCAAGACGAATTAGGGCAATCCGTCGTCAAGCAAATCGGCGCCTCGAATTCGACATACATTCACTGCGACGTCACCAACGAGGATCATATTCGAAACGCCGTCGACGAGACGGTCTCCGCCTACGGCAAGCTCGACATCATGGTGAACAACGCCGGCATCGCCGACCCGCCGAAGCCGCGGATCGCCGACAACCACAAGGCGGACTTCGAGCGCGTGCTGGCCGTGAACGTCACCGGCGTCTTCCTCGGCATGAAGCACGCCGCCAGGGTCATGATCCCGGCGCGGCGCGGCGCCATCGTGTCGATGGCGAGCGTGTCGTCGGGGATGGGCGGCGCCGCCACGCACGCGTACACGACCTCGAAGCATGCGGTGTTGGGGCTGACTAGGAATCTGGCGGTGGAATTGGGGCAGTTTGGTATAAGGGTGAATTGCTTGTCGCCCTATGCGTGTGCAACGGATTTATCGAAGAAATATTTGGAGCTTGATGATGAAGCGCTTGAGCAATTCATGGTTTCCATGGCGAATCTCAAAGGTACAACTCTTAAAGCGGCTGATGTTGCGAATGCGGCTCTTTTCCTTGCGAGTGATGAAGCTCAGTATGTGAGCGGCCAAAATCTGTTCATAGATGGGGGATTTGGCATTGTTAATTCTGCAATGCAAATATTCAACTACCCTCAATCTTAA